Part of the Natronobacterium gregoryi SP2 genome, AGATTACTCATCGTCTTATGGCAGGAAATCAACAACCGGAGGTGAACATCGGGCTCGTCGGTCACGTCGACCACGGCAAGACCACGCTGGTTCAGGCCCTGAGTGGGTCGTGGACCGACCAGCACAGCGAGGAGATGAAACGCGGCATCTCCATCAGGCTCGGCTACGCGGACGCGACGTTCCGTCACTGCGAGGGACTCGAGGAACCCGAGTGTTACACCGTCGCCGAGGAGTGTCCGGGCGGCTCGGCGAGCGAGCCACTGCGAACGGTTTCGTTCGTCGACGCCCCCGGACACGAGACCCTGATGGCAACCATGCTGTCGGGGGCCTCGCTGATGGACGGTGCCGTGCTGGTCATCAGCGCTAACGAGCCCGTGCCACAGCCCCAGACCGAAGAGCACCTGATGGCACTCGATATCATCGGGATCGACAACATCGTCATCGCCCAGAACAAGGTCGACCTCGTCAGCGGCGACCAGGCTCGACAGAACTACGAGGAGATCCAAGAGTTCGTCGAGGGAACCGTCGCCGAAGACGCTCCCGTCGTCCCCGTCTCCGCGGGCCAGGAAGTCAACCTCGACTTGCTGATGCAGGCGATCGAGGAGGAGATTCCCACGCCAGAGCGGAATCCCGACGCCGATCCACTGATGCACGTCGCACGGAGCTTCGACATCAACAAACCCGGCACGACCGCCGACGACCTCGCCGGCGGCGTCCTCGGCGGCAGTCTCGTCCAGGGCGAACTCGAGGTCGGCCAGGAGATCGAGATCCGGCCCGGCCGCGAGGTCGAGGAAGGTGGTCAAAGCGAGTACGTCCCGATCGAGACGACGATCCGGTCGCTGCAGGCCGGCGGCGAGGACGTCGATGCCGCGACCCCCGGTGGTCTGCTGGGCGTCGGTACCGGCCTCGATCCGTCGCTGACCAAAGGTGACGCGCTTGCAGGTCGGATGGCCGGTCCCGCAGGCTCGCTGCCGCCGACCTGGGACGGCTTTACGATGGACGTCGACCTGCTCGATCGCGTCGTCGGCACCGACGGCGAGGAAGGCGAGATCGAGGATATCAGCACGGGCGAACCGCTGATGATGACCGTCGGGACGGCGACGACCGTCGGCGCGGTCACCAGCGCTCGAGAAGGCGAGTGTGAGGTCAATCTCAAGCGGCCAGTCGCGGCCGAACCCGGCGCGAAGATCGCGATAAACCGCCGGATCGGCGCACGCTGGCGACTGATCGGCCTCGGGACACTCAAGGAGTAAGCCTACGGTAGGAGACGACGAATGGATTCCCAAGGCCGGACACGAGTCGCACTCGATACGAGCGCTCTCATGATGCCGGTCGAACTCGACGTGCGACTGTTCGACGAACTCGAGCGGTTGGTCGATTCGTTCGACCCGACGATTCCACAGGCCGTCCTCGAAGAGTTGCGACGGCTCTCCGAAAAGGGGGGCACCGAGGGAACGGCAGCGAACGTCGGTCATGATCTGGCGACCGAGCGCTGTCTGGTCGTCGACACGGAGGCATCGTACGCAGACGACGCCTTGGTCGAACTCGCCCGCGAGGGCGCAGTCGACTACGTCGTCACGAACGACCGCCCGCTGTGCGACCGGGTGCTCGAAGCGAGCATACCGGTAATTGCATTACGCGGGAGAAACAAGTTAGCGATCACTCAACCATAGATGTACAAACGGGTTAGATTGAAAGACACGGTGGAAGTACCGCCGGAGGAGCTCGGCGACGTCTCGCCGGACCTCGTGAAGCGACTGCTGCAGGACAAACTCGAGGGACAGATGGACGAGGAGGTGGGAAGCGTCGTCTCCATCACCAACGTCCACGACATCGGTGAAGGGACGGTGTTGCCCAACGAACCCGGCGTCTACTACGAAGCCGACTTCGACGCCGTCACGTTCGACCCACAGATGCAGGAGGTCGTCGACGGGACGGTCGTCGAGGTCGTCGAGTTCGGTGCCTTCGTCGGGATCGGGCCGGTCGACGGTCTGCTTCACGTTTCCCAGATCAGCGACGAGTATCTCGCGTTCGACGGCGAGAACCAGCAACTCGCTTCCAACGAGTCCAGTCGGACGCTCACGGTCGACGACGCGGTCCGTGCTCGCATCGTCACCAAGAGCATCGACGAACGCAATCCGCGCGACTCGAAGATCGGTCTCACTGCGAAACAGCCAGGACTCGGCAAACACGAGTGGCTCGAGGACGAACACGAAAAACGCGAAGCAACCGCAACCGAAGGTGAATAACGATGGCATCCGATCGTCTCGTCTGTCGCGAGTGTCACCGCGTCAACGATCCGGACAACGAGACCTGTGACGCCTGTAACTCCTCGTCGCTGACCGAGGATTGGGCGGGCTACGTCGTCATCGCTCACCCCGAAGAAAGCCAGATCGCCTCGGAGATGCAGATAACCGAGCCCGGCGCGTACGCGCTGAAAGTCCGCTAAACAGCCGTGACGGGCGACGAATACGATTCCGATCCGACCGACGGTGCGGTCTCCGACCCGGCCGATCAGCTACTCGTTCTCCCAGAAGAACTTCGAAGCGAACTCAAAGAACCGATGGGGCCGATCGAGACCGACGTCGAATCGCTGCTCGAGGCCGCCGGCGAGCCACTGATCGCGGTCGGCGATGTCGTCACCTACCACCTCCTGGAAGCCGGCCACGAACCCGACCTCGCGCTCGTCGACGAGCGAACCGAGCGAGAGGCCGTCGACGAGGAGATTCGCGAGACCGTCACCGCCCGGACGAACCTCGAGGCGGTCAACCCGCCCGCCGAGATCACCGAAGACGTCGTCTGGGCGCTCTGTGAGGGACTCGAGCGGCTCGAACCGACGACGATCGTGGTCGACGGCGAGGAGGACCTCGTCGCCCTCCCAGCGATCGTCGCCGCACCCGACGGGGCGAGCGTCGTCTACGGCCAGCCCGGCGAAGGGATGGTCCACGTCCGCGTCACCGAGGAAACCAGAACGCGAGGCCGAGAGCTACTCGAGCGCTTCGAGGGTGACATCGAGCGGTTCTTCCAGTTACTCGAGTGATCCTCCGCCCGTTCGACAGGATATTTATCGGCCGACGTGAACGTGACTGACATGTACGATTTTGTCGTCGTGGGCGTCGGCCCCGCCGGTGCGCGGTTCTCTCGGCGAGCCGCCCGACGCGGGCACGACGTGCTCGCACTCGAGCAGGGAACCGTCGGGACGCCACTGGCCTGTTCCGGTCACGTCAGCACCGACGTCTGGGCGTTTACGGGTGACGGCGCACGCGACGAACTTCTCCAGAACGAGATCTACGGTGCCCGGTTTCACGTCGGCGGGCCGAACAGCGAGGCGTACCCCTTCTACAAGGACGAGGTCGCCTCGAACGTCGTCGACCGGGTCGGACTGGATCGGCATCTCGCCGCCCTCGCACGCGAGGCCGGTGTCGACGTCCGCGAGGCCCACACCGTCACCGATGTCCGCGAGCACCACGACCGCGTGGAAGTCGTCGCTAGTGGCCCCGACGAAACTCACACGTTCGAGGCGAAACTGGTCGCAGGCTGTGACGGCCCACGCTCGAAGGTGCGGGCGGAACTCGGCCTCCCCGAACCCGGCGAACTGCTTCACGGCGTGCTCGCTTTCTCCGAGGAGGAAGACCACCAGGACTTCGTCGACGTCCACCTCACCGCACCGACGTTCTTCGCGTGGCGTATCCCCCGTGGCGACGCCGGCGTCGAGTACGGCCTCGCAGCCCCGCCGGGCGTCCAGGTGAACAAACACTTCGAGGAGTTGATCGACGGCTACGAGATCGACGTCGCCCGTCGCTGTTCGGGTGCGATCCCGATCGGCCCGCCCAATCGAGTGACGAGTCGCCGAGGCTTCCTGATCGGCGACGCGGCTGGCCAGACAAAGCCGTTCACCGGCGGCGGCATCCTCTATGGCATGACCAGCGCCGACCACGCCGCCCGCAAGATCGACCCCGACTGGCCGTCGACGCTCGAGGCCTACGAGCGTGCCTGGCGCGACGATCTCGAGCGCGACCAGTTCCTGGGTCAGTGGATTCGTCGAGCGTACTCGCTGCCCGAACCGGTCCAGCGGATCGGCCTCCGAGTGTTGTCCGGCGAGATCGGCGTCCACATGGATCGGCCGACGTCGCTCGTCTCGCCGCGACACCTTCGGGCGATGGCGTCGCGGCTGTGGCGGTGAGCCCGTCGGAGCGAACCAACGAGCCGACGGGCCGACGGAGCCACTCCGGAAACGACCGCCCGTGGTACATCGGGACGAATCCGCGTCGTCCAGCGTCGTTTCTGGACGCTCTTTTCTCTCGTCCTCGATTCGTTCCAAATCGTTTCGTACTGGACAGCGAGGCGGGTTCTCCAGTAAGCAGAGACCGAGGAACTGATTAGGTTTCCCCCGCTGTTAGAGGCCGTACAGTTTGCCGTACTTCTCCTCGACGTACTCGAGGAAGTAGTCGGCGGTGAACGGCTCGCCGGTCGCCTGCTCGATCAATTCGGGCGTGGTGTACCGGCAGCCGTGCTGGTGGACGTTCTCGCGGAGCCAGCCGTTGAGCGCGTCGAACTCGCCGGCGCGGATGTCGTCGGTGAGGTCGCCGAGATCGTCTTCCGCGGCGGCATAGAGCTGTGCTGCGAGGACCGAGCCCAGCGAGTAGGTCGGGAAGTAGCCAAAGGAGCCGTGCGACCAGTGGATATCCTGCAGGCAGCCTTCCGCGTCGGTCTCGGGGCGGACGCCAAGGTACTCCTCGTACTTGTCGTTCCAGACCTCGGGCACGTCAGCGACCTCGAGATCGCCCGAGATGAGTTCACGCTCGATCTCGAACCGGATGACGATGTGGAGGTGGTAGGTGAGTTCGTCCGCTTCGACTCGGATGAGGTTGTCGTCGTAGACCTGGTTCGCGGCCTCGTAGGCCTCTTCGGGCGTGACATCCTCGAGTTCGGGGAACCGCTCGCGAGCGATCGGCAGGAACTGCTCCCAGAACGGCCGGGAGCGGCCGACGTGGTTCTCCCAGAGCCGCGACTGGGACTCGTGGACGGAGAGGTCACGAGATTCCCCAAGCGGCGTGCCGTAGCCGTCGTCGGGCAAGCCGAGCGTGTAGTTGGCGTGACCGAACTCGTGGATCGTCGACGTGATCGAGCCGAGCAGGTCGTCCTCCTCGAACCGGGTCGTCACCCGGGCGTCGAACTGCGTCCCCGAGGAGAACGGGTGCGGTGCGGTGTCGAGACGGCCGCGATCCCAGTCGTAGCCAAGCGAGTCGAGGACATCGCGGGCCAGCGTCTCCTGATCGTCGTCGTCGAACTCGCCCGAGAAGGCGTCGGTCTCGAGATCCGACTCGCTCGCGTCGATCTCTTCGATCAGCGCGACGAGTTCGTCTCGGAGCCGCTCGAGAACGCGCTCTGCGGTCTCGAGGTCGAGATACGGTTCGTACTCCGAAAAGAGGACGGCGTAGGGATCGGCGTCGGGATCGACGTGTTCGGCGTACTCGCGTTTGAGTTCGACGAGTTTCTCGAGGGTCGGCGCGAACGTCTCGAAGTCGTCGTTCTCTTTCGCTTCTTTCCACGTTGGATGGGCGTTGGCCGTCGTCTCCGAGATTTCCTCGACGAGTTCCTGCGGGACGCTGGTCTCGCGGTCGTATCGTCGGCGGACCTCGCGGACGACCGCAACCTGTTTGTCTGTGAGATCTGCGTCCTCGAGTTCCTCGAGCAGCTTTCCAGTCTCGTCGGCGGTCAGCAGTTCGTGGCTGATCGAGGACAGCGTCGAGAGTTGCTGTGCCCGGGCGGGCGTCCCCTCCTCGGGCATCACGACTTCCTGGTCCCAGCGCAGGATGCCGGCGGCGTTGCCGACGTTCGAAATGCGTTCGACTCGCGACTCGAACTCGTCGTAGGTGTCGTCAGCCCGTTCGCTCTGGGCCGGATCGGTTGCCATACTCGGTTGGTATGGGAGGGGGTGTCATCAACGTCTTGGTTTCGGAACTTGTCGGGGATACCTTCGGCGCTGCCTGGACAATCGTCGTGCAGTCCGGACGGAACATGCAAGCCGAGAACTGTTTGCGTCGGCGACCCCTCGTCCGGTATGGTCCTCGCCTCACTCGCCGTCTTCGTTGCCAGCCTGCTGGTCGGCGCACTCGGAATATACGTCGGCGCTCGCGTCATCGTCGGCGCGAGCGACTACGACCACGCCATCGTCACGGCGTTGATCGGCGCGATCGTCTGGGCGGTCGTCGGGTTCTTCGTCGGCTGGATACCGCTTCTGGGTCCGTTACTCGCCCTGCTGGCTTACATCGCCGTGATCAACGTCCGGTATCCTGGCGGCTGGACCGCCGCGGCGATGGTCGGCCTGATCGCGTGGGTGACCGTCCTGATCGTCCTGTACGCCCTCGCTGCGGTCGGGATCACGGGGTTCAACGCGGCTGGCGTCCCGGGGCTCTAGTCGTCGTGGTCACGCGAGCCACGACTCCGCGACCTGCCGGTAGATCGCCCGACACCGCTCGAGGACGTCGATCGAGACGCTCTCCGTTTCGGTGTGGGCCTCGCCGGGTTCTGCCGGGCCACAGACGACACACGCCGTGCCAGCGGCAGCGAGCCAACCAGCGTCGGTCGCGTGGGGCTTCGTGACGAGTTCAGGGGCGACCGGTTGCGCGGCGTCGACCGCCTCGAACACCGTCTCGGCAAACGCCTCGTCGGTACACTCCATCGGCGGCAGGTCCTGGTCGACCGTCCACTCGACTCCCTCGAGTTCTTCGACGCGCTCGAGTGGGGCTCGTTCGCCGGGCACCGTCCGTTCGTCGACCGTGACCTCACAGCAATCGGGGACGACGTTCATCGCCGTGCCACCGTCGATTTCGGTGACGACGACGCTGCCCTCGAGCGTCTCGTCTGCCACCTCGACCGCGGGTGGCTCGAGGTCCCGGACCAGCGAGACGGCCTCGGTCGCCCAGTAGATTGCGTTCTCTCCCGCTTCGGCTTCGCTGGCGTGGGCAGCCACGCCACGGGCAGTGATCGTGCTCCCGCGTCGGCCCTTGTGGGCGACCGCGACGTCGGTGACGCCCGGACTCGAGTAGCCCGTCGAGCCCTCCCCGACGACGGCGTACTCGGGGGCAAAACCCTCGTCGATGGCGTGTCGTGCGCCGACACCGCCGACCTCTTCGCCGACGAAACTCGCGACGGCCAATTCACCCGCGGGCTCGGCATCTCGGAAGGCAAGCATGGCCGCCGCGACCGCGCCTTTCATGTCTGCGGTCCCGCGGCCGTAGAGACGGCCGTCACGCTCCTCGACGACGTACTCGCCGTCGTCCTCCTGTCGGACCTGCGGCGTGGCTGGCTCCACGACATCGTGGTGGCCGACGAGTGCGAGCGTCTCCGCAGCCGGGTCTCCCTTCCGAGCGATCACGTTACCAGCCTCGTCGCGGATGATCGTCGCGTCGCCGCCGACTTCCCGTTCCAGCCACTCCTCGATGAAATCGCCCGCTTCGGTCTCGTCCTCGTAACTCGGGATCGAAACCAACTCGCGGGTGAGCTCGGTGACGGTCACGACCGCCCGTTCGACTGCCAACGTGTTGATTGCACCGGCGGCCCACAATCGACGGGTCGTGACAGCCCGCCTCGAGACGTCACTGGGTCTCCGTGGCCTCCGGTTCGAGGTGTGGGTCGGATTCGGACGCAACGCGTTCGTACACTGGCGTGCTCTCGAGCGGTTCGACGTCGGTCAGCCTGCCGACGGCCGCGCTCACCTCGCCGAGACTCGCTGTCTGCTCCTGGCTCGCAGCCGCGACCGACTCCGCCGCCTCTGCAACCTGTTCTGCGCTCCGTGAGAGGTCGTCGACCGACTCCGCGGTCGCCTCGATACTGTGGGCCTGCTGGTCGGTCGCAGCCGCGACGTCTGCCAAGCCCGCTGCCGTCGATCTGGCGGCGTCGTGGATCTCCTCGAGCGATTCGATCGTATCACGGACCCGCTCGCCGCCCTGGTCGACCCGATCGCTTGTCTCCGCGACCGCGTCGACCGTCTCCGCGGTCGCCTCGGAGATGTCCTCGAGTGCGGTTTCGATCGCGTCCAGATCGCGTTTCGTCTGTTTGGCAAAGGAGTTGACTTCGTCGGCGATGACCGCCATCGTCTCGTCACCTGCATCCCCTCGCGTCGACTCGATCTTCGCGTTCGAGGCCAGGATAGTCGTTCGCTGGGCCATCTCGTCGAGTCGCTCGATCGCCTCGTCGATTTCGTCCGTACTGGACTCGAGTTCGGCGGCCGCCGTCTCGACCCGCTCGGTCGCGTCCTCGATCGCCCCGAGTTCTCGACGTGCTTCGGCGGCGGCCTCGACGCCGTCCGCCGCCAGCTGTTCGGTCCGCTCGCTCTCCCTGCGAGCTTCGGCCGCAACGCTTGCGACCTCTTCGGCAGCCGCGCTGATCTCGCCGATCTCGGTTGCGGCTTCCTCGGCGCTTGCAGCCTGGCTCTCGGTGTGTTGGCTGATCCCCTCTGCGCGACGGGCGACGACTTCGCCGGCCTCGTGGAGTTCGTCCAGTGGCGTCTCTACGTCCGACTCGACGTCCGCAGCGAGTTGCTCGCGCTGTTCGATCGCCGCTTCGAGATCCTGTGCATAAGAGTCGACGTAGGTCTCGGTTGCAATCTGCACGTCGAGGTTGATAATCCGCAACAGTGAGAGCACGTCCGCCATCCCGTCGTCGATCGCGTCGCGGACCGTCTCCTCGAGACTCGCCTCGAGTCCGTCAGTCGCTTCTGCCCCGCCCCTGCCGCCGAACCCGAGCGCCTCGGAGAGCCGTCCGAGTCCGCCGTCGGCGTCGGCCTCACGCTCGGCGAGCCACTCTTCGATGGCCGTGACGACCTGCTCTTGGACCCGCTCGTTTACCCGGCGCATGATGAGGTCGTAGTAGACACCGTACTGCCCGACGTACTGTTTCAACGGCATGTCCAGCAGCTCGTGGAGTTTCCCGATCCTGGCGCGGTTCTCGAAGTACTCCAGGTCGTAGTCGCCGGTCGCAAGCGACACGAGA contains:
- a CDS encoding GTP-dependent dephospho-CoA kinase family protein, with translation MTGDEYDSDPTDGAVSDPADQLLVLPEELRSELKEPMGPIETDVESLLEAAGEPLIAVGDVVTYHLLEAGHEPDLALVDERTEREAVDEEIRETVTARTNLEAVNPPAEITEDVVWALCEGLERLEPTTIVVDGEEDLVALPAIVAAPDGASVVYGQPGEGMVHVRVTEETRTRGRELLERFEGDIERFFQLLE
- a CDS encoding DNA-directed RNA polymerase, which produces MYKRVRLKDTVEVPPEELGDVSPDLVKRLLQDKLEGQMDEEVGSVVSITNVHDIGEGTVLPNEPGVYYEADFDAVTFDPQMQEVVDGTVVEVVEFGAFVGIGPVDGLLHVSQISDEYLAFDGENQQLASNESSRTLTVDDAVRARIVTKSIDERNPRDSKIGLTAKQPGLGKHEWLEDEHEKREATATEGE
- a CDS encoding translation initiation factor IF-2 subunit gamma; this encodes MAGNQQPEVNIGLVGHVDHGKTTLVQALSGSWTDQHSEEMKRGISIRLGYADATFRHCEGLEEPECYTVAEECPGGSASEPLRTVSFVDAPGHETLMATMLSGASLMDGAVLVISANEPVPQPQTEEHLMALDIIGIDNIVIAQNKVDLVSGDQARQNYEEIQEFVEGTVAEDAPVVPVSAGQEVNLDLLMQAIEEEIPTPERNPDADPLMHVARSFDINKPGTTADDLAGGVLGGSLVQGELEVGQEIEIRPGREVEEGGQSEYVPIETTIRSLQAGGEDVDAATPGGLLGVGTGLDPSLTKGDALAGRMAGPAGSLPPTWDGFTMDVDLLDRVVGTDGEEGEIEDISTGEPLMMTVGTATTVGAVTSAREGECEVNLKRPVAAEPGAKIAINRRIGARWRLIGLGTLKE
- the spt4 gene encoding transcription elongation factor subunit Spt4, which gives rise to MASDRLVCRECHRVNDPDNETCDACNSSSLTEDWAGYVVIAHPEESQIASEMQITEPGAYALKVR
- a CDS encoding globin-coupled sensor protein: MNPERTFGRGGLNGFLDVDGLLEGIGLDEADVAWRKEFIGFDEADEQRLTDLEPMLRDNQDEIADEFYDNLLEYEKARDVVGRSPKGVEQLKQTQRAYLVSLATGDYDLEYFENRARIGKLHELLDMPLKQYVGQYGVYYDLIMRRVNERVQEQVVTAIEEWLAEREADADGGLGRLSEALGFGGRGGAEATDGLEASLEETVRDAIDDGMADVLSLLRIINLDVQIATETYVDSYAQDLEAAIEQREQLAADVESDVETPLDELHEAGEVVARRAEGISQHTESQAASAEEAATEIGEISAAAEEVASVAAEARRESERTEQLAADGVEAAAEARRELGAIEDATERVETAAAELESSTDEIDEAIERLDEMAQRTTILASNAKIESTRGDAGDETMAVIADEVNSFAKQTKRDLDAIETALEDISEATAETVDAVAETSDRVDQGGERVRDTIESLEEIHDAARSTAAGLADVAAATDQQAHSIEATAESVDDLSRSAEQVAEAAESVAAASQEQTASLGEVSAAVGRLTDVEPLESTPVYERVASESDPHLEPEATETQ
- a CDS encoding M20 family metallopeptidase; amino-acid sequence: MTVTELTRELVSIPSYEDETEAGDFIEEWLEREVGGDATIIRDEAGNVIARKGDPAAETLALVGHHDVVEPATPQVRQEDDGEYVVEERDGRLYGRGTADMKGAVAAAMLAFRDAEPAGELAVASFVGEEVGGVGARHAIDEGFAPEYAVVGEGSTGYSSPGVTDVAVAHKGRRGSTITARGVAAHASEAEAGENAIYWATEAVSLVRDLEPPAVEVADETLEGSVVVTEIDGGTAMNVVPDCCEVTVDERTVPGERAPLERVEELEGVEWTVDQDLPPMECTDEAFAETVFEAVDAAQPVAPELVTKPHATDAGWLAAAGTACVVCGPAEPGEAHTETESVSIDVLERCRAIYRQVAESWLA
- a CDS encoding PIN domain-containing protein yields the protein MDSQGRTRVALDTSALMMPVELDVRLFDELERLVDSFDPTIPQAVLEELRRLSEKGGTEGTAANVGHDLATERCLVVDTEASYADDALVELAREGAVDYVVTNDRPLCDRVLEASIPVIALRGRNKLAITQP
- a CDS encoding carboxypeptidase M32 — translated: MATDPAQSERADDTYDEFESRVERISNVGNAAGILRWDQEVVMPEEGTPARAQQLSTLSSISHELLTADETGKLLEELEDADLTDKQVAVVREVRRRYDRETSVPQELVEEISETTANAHPTWKEAKENDDFETFAPTLEKLVELKREYAEHVDPDADPYAVLFSEYEPYLDLETAERVLERLRDELVALIEEIDASESDLETDAFSGEFDDDDQETLARDVLDSLGYDWDRGRLDTAPHPFSSGTQFDARVTTRFEEDDLLGSITSTIHEFGHANYTLGLPDDGYGTPLGESRDLSVHESQSRLWENHVGRSRPFWEQFLPIARERFPELEDVTPEEAYEAANQVYDDNLIRVEADELTYHLHIVIRFEIERELISGDLEVADVPEVWNDKYEEYLGVRPETDAEGCLQDIHWSHGSFGYFPTYSLGSVLAAQLYAAAEDDLGDLTDDIRAGEFDALNGWLRENVHQHGCRYTTPELIEQATGEPFTADYFLEYVEEKYGKLYGL
- a CDS encoding geranylgeranyl reductase family protein, whose amino-acid sequence is MYDFVVVGVGPAGARFSRRAARRGHDVLALEQGTVGTPLACSGHVSTDVWAFTGDGARDELLQNEIYGARFHVGGPNSEAYPFYKDEVASNVVDRVGLDRHLAALAREAGVDVREAHTVTDVREHHDRVEVVASGPDETHTFEAKLVAGCDGPRSKVRAELGLPEPGELLHGVLAFSEEEDHQDFVDVHLTAPTFFAWRIPRGDAGVEYGLAAPPGVQVNKHFEELIDGYEIDVARRCSGAIPIGPPNRVTSRRGFLIGDAAGQTKPFTGGGILYGMTSADHAARKIDPDWPSTLEAYERAWRDDLERDQFLGQWIRRAYSLPEPVQRIGLRVLSGEIGVHMDRPTSLVSPRHLRAMASRLWR